The sequence CGAAACCTTCCTTCTCGGGAGCTTCGGAATGGAAAATGCCTTCCGATGCAATGGACACGGTCATCAAAACGAAGACCGTACCCAACAAGGCACCCACACCCATGTTCACATATGGATTCATCTGCAAACGCTCCCTTTGCCACCGGCGCAAACAAAAACCCGGCCCATCTTGAAATCGCGCGGAACCTATGTCTTTTGGCTCTGCGTTGCAACAGAGATTATAGGCCCCGAAGTGAGACCTTTTGACACTTTCGGCGGGTTTTTGAAGGCTTGACAATGAATCGCGAAAAATCGGGAAAAACCCTGGTGCTCATTCCGGCGCGTCTGGCGTCGACCCGCCTTCCGGGCAAGCCGCTTGCCGACATTTGCGGCCTGCCGATGATCGTGCAGGTTGCCAAACGCGCCGCGGAGGCCGATGTCGGACGGATCGTCGTCGCCGTCGACCATCGTGACGTGTTCGAGGCGGTCAGCGACGCTGGTTTCGAGGCGATCATGACGCGGGTCGAGCATCAGTCCGGCTCCGACCGCATTCACGAAGCTTTGCTGAAAGCCGATCCGGAAGGTGAGGTCGAGATTGTCATAAACGTGCAGGGCGATCTGCCGACCATAGAGCCCGGACCTATTCGCGCAGCGCTGAAGCCGCTCGAAAACGCCGCGACCGATATCGCAACCCTGACCGTGGCGATCACCGACGAGCACGAAAAGACCAATCCGAATGTCGTCAAGGTGGTCGGTTCGCCCCTCTCCGAAAGCCGTCTGCGCGCGCTTTATTTCACCCGCGCGACGGCCCCATACGGCGAAGGCCCGCTTTATCACCACATCGGTCTCTACGCCTATCGGCGCAAGGCACTCGAAACTTTCGTGTCGCTGAAGCCATCGGTCTTGGAAAAGCGCGAGTCGCTCGAGCAATTGCGGGCGCTGGAAGCCGGCATGCGCATCGATGTCGAGA is a genomic window of Sinorhizobium numidicum containing:
- a CDS encoding 3-deoxy-manno-octulosonate cytidylyltransferase — its product is MNREKSGKTLVLIPARLASTRLPGKPLADICGLPMIVQVAKRAAEADVGRIVVAVDHRDVFEAVSDAGFEAIMTRVEHQSGSDRIHEALLKADPEGEVEIVINVQGDLPTIEPGPIRAALKPLENAATDIATLTVAITDEHEKTNPNVVKVVGSPLSESRLRALYFTRATAPYGEGPLYHHIGLYAYRRKALETFVSLKPSVLEKRESLEQLRALEAGMRIDVEIVDSVPLGVDTPADLEKARRILSAKA